Proteins encoded together in one Halalkaliarchaeum sp. AArc-CO window:
- a CDS encoding calcium/sodium antiporter, with translation MSYGALVSIETLFLVAGVLLLWKGADLLVTGAGTVALGFGLRRATVGVTVVAFATTAPELFVAVVGTVTATTDIGLGAVIGSNVANIGLVLGLAALIRPLPISETVFRRHVPFMVLAALLLVVLGANGRIGRLDGIVLLTVLAGFSYYIVRRVQAGAAFSPNALPNQPDPTIRDWAVIALGLVLLVLGSRWLIDGGRGILTAMGFSDLFVGLTVLAIGTSLPELAASIVSAYRDEAGFSVGNVVGSNIYNVLAVIGILAVVTPIHISPGVLTFEFPALVAFTLALVAMMWHGDRLSRLDGAVLLVGYVAFIWLLLP, from the coding sequence GTGTCATACGGAGCCCTGGTGTCGATCGAGACGCTGTTTCTCGTCGCCGGCGTACTCCTCCTGTGGAAGGGAGCGGATCTGCTCGTCACCGGCGCCGGGACTGTCGCGCTCGGGTTCGGCCTCCGCCGGGCGACCGTCGGCGTCACCGTCGTCGCGTTCGCGACGACCGCCCCGGAGCTGTTCGTCGCCGTCGTGGGGACGGTCACTGCCACGACCGACATCGGCCTGGGTGCGGTGATCGGGTCGAACGTCGCCAACATCGGGCTCGTACTGGGGCTGGCTGCGCTCATTCGACCGCTGCCGATCTCCGAAACCGTGTTCCGCCGTCACGTTCCGTTCATGGTTCTCGCAGCGCTGTTGCTCGTAGTTTTGGGAGCGAACGGCCGGATCGGGCGACTGGACGGGATCGTACTGCTTACTGTCCTCGCTGGGTTTTCTTATTACATTGTCCGGCGGGTGCAGGCAGGGGCCGCGTTCTCGCCGAACGCGTTGCCGAACCAGCCGGACCCGACGATTCGCGACTGGGCGGTGATCGCACTCGGGCTGGTCCTGCTCGTGCTCGGCTCGCGGTGGCTCATCGACGGCGGGCGGGGGATCCTGACTGCGATGGGCTTTAGCGACCTGTTCGTGGGGCTGACCGTGCTCGCGATCGGAACCTCGCTGCCGGAACTCGCCGCGTCGATTGTGTCGGCGTACCGTGACGAGGCCGGATTCAGCGTCGGCAACGTCGTGGGATCGAACATCTACAACGTCCTTGCAGTGATCGGTATCCTCGCGGTCGTCACGCCGATCCATATCTCGCCGGGCGTTCTGACCTTCGAGTTCCCCGCGCTTGTCGCGTTTACGCTGGCGCTTGTTGCGATGATGTGGCACGGCGACCGGCTCTCGCGACTCGACGGGGCAGTTCTTTTGGTCGGCTACGTGGCGTTCATCTGGCTGTTGCTGCCGTGA
- a CDS encoding mechanosensitive ion channel family protein: MSVGQTPLQWEVVSTVPTRLWVAAGVLLLGLVLAILAGRLNRRLLVRAGVPETIEGTAFERTAREFGTSTVDLVAKLTFYFIAAIALLAALTVAELQYVDIFWSGVAVLLPQFFVAVFILLVGIVIGDKVELLIAERLKGVKLPEINVVPVVANYSIVFVAILLALAQVGVATLVLVVLMGMYAFALIVFTAIATKDLLASGAAGVYLLLAQPYSIGDEVKVGGQRGIVQEVNLLVTHIETDGEEHIVPNHSVFRDGIVRIRR; encoded by the coding sequence ATGTCGGTCGGCCAGACGCCGCTCCAGTGGGAGGTCGTTTCTACCGTTCCGACGCGGCTGTGGGTCGCTGCCGGCGTGTTGTTGCTCGGTCTCGTGCTCGCGATCCTGGCCGGACGGCTCAACCGTCGGTTACTGGTACGGGCGGGGGTCCCCGAGACGATAGAGGGAACCGCCTTCGAGCGCACTGCACGGGAGTTCGGGACTTCGACGGTCGACCTCGTCGCGAAACTCACCTTCTACTTCATCGCGGCCATCGCACTTCTGGCTGCGCTGACGGTTGCAGAACTCCAGTATGTCGACATCTTCTGGTCCGGTGTTGCGGTCCTGCTCCCGCAGTTCTTCGTTGCGGTGTTCATCCTTCTCGTGGGGATCGTCATCGGCGACAAGGTGGAACTGCTCATCGCCGAACGGCTCAAAGGGGTCAAACTCCCCGAGATCAACGTCGTCCCGGTCGTCGCCAACTACTCGATCGTGTTCGTCGCGATCCTGCTCGCGCTCGCGCAGGTGGGCGTGGCGACGCTGGTCCTCGTCGTCTTGATGGGGATGTACGCGTTCGCACTGATCGTCTTCACCGCGATTGCGACCAAGGACCTGCTGGCGTCGGGCGCTGCCGGCGTGTACCTGCTTCTCGCCCAGCCGTACAGCATCGGCGACGAGGTGAAGGTCGGCGGACAGCGCGGCATCGTCCAGGAAGTGAACCTGCTCGTCACGCACATCGAAACCGACGGCGAGGAGCACATCGTCCCGAATCACTCGGTCTTCAGGGACGGAATCGTCCGGATCCGACGCTGA
- a CDS encoding D-aminoacyl-tRNA deacylase — translation MIGIVVSRADRASVHIGDQLLELADWERRTDGSRPDADGGGTYYRRPGFELRTFDELHIDMTDPAPAFETDDRSAEAIAFVSRHSGETGPLLTAHFTGNLGAAEFGGEDGDLARAAPAIQKRLVRAFDEHAPDGYDVGIECTHHGPTAIDLPSLFVELGSGEAEWNDPDGAAAVARSVLELVDDQGTPTGPDRLGEDGHPRHVVGFGGGHYAPRFERIVRETDWAVGHVGSDWQLEELGPPAENGTVLEGAFDASRAEHAVIEGTKPQLTETIEQLGYRVVTETWVREVGERPLATVDRLETELSTVEEGLRFGAVRPDDGADDVEVESLPAALTAEAQGIDADAAREAVESHTVGFETEQAGTRAAGRAAFAESSDRDALVDALADVLRRQYDDVTREAGEVVARTEGFDPERAAELGVPEGPAFGKLSAGQSVTVDGETIEPGEVTTERVERFPVDRE, via the coding sequence GTGATCGGAATCGTCGTCAGCCGCGCCGACCGCGCCTCTGTGCACATCGGCGACCAGCTGCTCGAACTCGCCGACTGGGAGCGCAGAACCGACGGCTCCCGCCCCGACGCCGACGGGGGCGGAACCTACTACCGTCGCCCGGGGTTCGAGCTGCGCACGTTCGACGAGTTGCACATCGACATGACCGATCCCGCTCCGGCGTTCGAGACGGACGATCGGTCGGCGGAGGCAATCGCGTTCGTCTCCCGGCACTCCGGGGAGACGGGACCCCTGTTGACTGCCCACTTCACCGGCAACTTGGGGGCCGCGGAGTTCGGCGGCGAGGACGGCGACCTTGCCCGGGCTGCGCCGGCGATTCAAAAGCGGCTGGTGCGGGCGTTCGACGAACACGCCCCCGACGGCTACGACGTCGGCATCGAATGCACCCATCACGGGCCGACCGCGATCGATCTCCCCTCGCTGTTCGTCGAACTGGGAAGCGGCGAGGCGGAGTGGAACGACCCGGACGGCGCCGCTGCAGTCGCCCGGTCGGTATTGGAGCTGGTCGACGACCAGGGGACGCCGACGGGCCCCGACCGCCTCGGCGAGGACGGGCACCCTCGTCACGTCGTCGGCTTCGGCGGGGGACACTACGCACCGCGGTTCGAACGGATCGTCCGCGAGACCGACTGGGCCGTCGGCCACGTCGGCTCCGACTGGCAGCTCGAAGAACTGGGCCCACCCGCCGAAAACGGGACGGTACTGGAGGGGGCCTTCGACGCGAGCCGGGCCGAACACGCGGTGATCGAGGGGACGAAACCACAGTTGACCGAAACCATCGAACAGCTCGGCTACCGGGTCGTCACCGAAACCTGGGTCCGCGAGGTCGGGGAGCGACCGCTCGCGACGGTCGATCGGCTCGAAACGGAGCTTTCGACCGTCGAGGAAGGTCTCCGGTTCGGGGCCGTCAGACCGGACGACGGAGCCGACGACGTCGAAGTCGAATCTCTGCCTGCAGCGCTGACCGCCGAAGCACAGGGGATCGACGCAGACGCCGCCCGCGAGGCGGTCGAGTCACACACAGTCGGCTTCGAGACCGAACAGGCTGGAACCCGGGCGGCCGGACGGGCCGCGTTCGCGGAATCCTCCGATCGGGACGCACTCGTCGACGCGCTCGCGGACGTCCTGCGTCGACAGTACGACGACGTCACTCGCGAGGCCGGCGAGGTCGTCGCCCGAACCGAGGGGTTCGATCCCGAACGGGCCGCGGAACTCGGCGTCCCGGAGGGCCCCGCCTTCGGGAAACTGTCCGCCGGCCAGTCGGTCACTGTCGACGGGGAAACGATCGAGCCCGGCGAGGTCACCACAGAGCGCGTCGAGCGGTTCCCGGTCGACCGGGAGTAG
- the dacZ gene encoding diadenylate cyclase DacZ, whose product MAPLDGFLEDLVAGIDAAMLFSPGGSLYESFVDADPEYEVVVVSGENAVGAESFLELPLEFENVRDRIHYAIEGAMEQDYLEEGDVVACVANVFDSDPDAVFRVRVEESVRGGVYDLFVNSRAEPSVIRNVFEVAIELGKKGQKGKPVGALFVVGDAGKVMNKSRPLSYNPFEKSHVHVGDPIVDVMLKEFSRLDGAFVISDSGKIVSAYRYLEPAAEGVDIPKGLGARHMAAGAITRDTNATAIVLSESDGLVRAFKGGRLVMEIDPEDY is encoded by the coding sequence ATGGCCCCACTGGATGGTTTTCTGGAGGATCTGGTCGCCGGAATCGACGCCGCGATGCTGTTCTCGCCGGGCGGCTCTCTTTACGAGTCGTTTGTGGATGCCGATCCCGAGTACGAGGTCGTCGTCGTTTCCGGAGAAAACGCCGTCGGCGCCGAATCGTTCCTCGAGTTACCACTCGAGTTCGAGAACGTTCGCGACCGCATCCACTATGCGATCGAGGGGGCGATGGAACAGGACTACCTGGAGGAGGGGGACGTCGTTGCGTGTGTGGCCAACGTCTTCGACTCCGATCCGGACGCGGTGTTTCGCGTCCGTGTCGAGGAGTCCGTCCGGGGAGGTGTCTACGACCTGTTCGTCAACAGCAGGGCCGAACCGAGCGTGATCCGCAACGTCTTCGAGGTCGCGATCGAGTTGGGGAAGAAAGGACAGAAGGGAAAGCCCGTCGGCGCCCTGTTCGTCGTCGGCGACGCCGGGAAGGTGATGAACAAGTCCCGACCGCTGTCGTACAACCCCTTCGAGAAGTCTCACGTCCACGTGGGGGACCCTATCGTCGACGTAATGTTGAAAGAATTCTCCCGGCTCGATGGCGCATTCGTCATCTCCGACTCGGGAAAGATCGTGAGCGCGTACCGGTATCTCGAACCGGCCGCCGAGGGCGTCGACATTCCCAAAGGGCTGGGGGCCCGCCACATGGCGGCGGGTGCGATCACCAGAGACACGAACGCGACGGCGATCGTGCTCTCGGAGTCGGACGGGCTGGTCAGAGCGTTTAAAGGGGGCCGTCTCGTCATGGAGATCGATCCGGAGGACTACTGA
- a CDS encoding glutathione S-transferase family protein yields the protein MNRLVDGEWRTDYRLTDEGGTFQRGETTFRDWVAGSDVPAHVDAEPDDRFQPEAGRYHLYVSYACPWAHRTLLARSLLGLEDVIDVSVVDPWRGEGGWQFTPEKDGCTEDKLYGSSFLRELYVEADPDVTCRVTVPVLWDTVEETIVNNESREILRQLTTAFADLGNGADLAPTPRREEIDRIITEIYEPINNGVYRAGFAGEQEPYDEAIDELFGALDHWDDQLADRRYLAGDRLTEADLCMFTTLVRFDQVYHTHFMCNVRHVHEYENLWPYLRDVYQTAGVAETVRMDHIKEHYYTTHPDVTPSGIVARGPDLDFTAPHGREELPGRPPEPIAAD from the coding sequence ATGAACCGACTCGTCGACGGGGAGTGGCGGACCGACTATCGACTGACGGACGAGGGGGGCACGTTCCAGCGCGGGGAGACGACGTTTCGCGACTGGGTCGCCGGCAGCGACGTGCCCGCTCACGTCGACGCGGAGCCCGACGACAGGTTCCAGCCCGAAGCGGGCCGGTATCACCTGTACGTCTCCTACGCCTGTCCCTGGGCCCACCGGACGCTCCTGGCCCGGTCGCTTCTGGGGCTCGAGGACGTCATTGACGTGTCGGTCGTCGACCCCTGGCGCGGCGAGGGCGGCTGGCAGTTCACCCCCGAAAAGGACGGCTGTACCGAGGACAAATTGTACGGCTCGTCGTTCCTCCGGGAGCTGTACGTCGAAGCCGACCCCGACGTGACGTGTCGAGTGACGGTGCCAGTGCTGTGGGACACGGTGGAGGAGACAATCGTCAACAACGAGTCCAGGGAGATCCTCCGCCAGCTCACGACCGCGTTCGCGGATCTGGGAAACGGGGCTGACCTCGCTCCCACCCCTCGCCGCGAAGAGATCGACCGGATCATCACCGAGATCTACGAGCCGATCAACAACGGCGTCTACCGCGCGGGGTTCGCAGGCGAGCAGGAGCCGTACGACGAGGCGATCGACGAGCTGTTCGGCGCGCTCGATCACTGGGACGATCAGCTCGCGGATCGTCGCTACCTCGCGGGCGACCGCCTCACCGAGGCGGACCTCTGCATGTTCACGACGCTCGTTCGGTTCGATCAGGTGTATCACACGCACTTTATGTGCAACGTGCGGCACGTCCACGAATACGAGAACCTCTGGCCGTACCTCCGTGACGTGTATCAAACCGCGGGGGTTGCCGAGACCGTCCGGATGGATCACATCAAGGAACACTACTACACCACCCACCCGGACGTAACTCCCTCGGGAATCGTCGCCCGCGGACCGGACCTGGATTTCACCGCGCCGCACGGCCGGGAGGAACTGCCCGGCCGCCCGCCGGAGCCGATCGCCGCGGACTGA
- a CDS encoding amidohydrolase family protein, whose product MDTLIENALLVTMDPQVRGATGELGIVENGAVGIADGRIEYVGPVADVDDAVARPRAGAVVDAEGAIVCPGFVNAHAHTRHTIVRGAAQDLPEIEWMNRGLGPISAHATREDGVVGAKLGVIEALASGTTTVCEYGTRVGELVEEVYEPFSVRCVATETINEVPDDRADLGPEELYPFDRGNGDAALERTEALFDDYGAETESLVEPAYGPQALDMISLPLLEEIDRRAEESGRRIHMHVAQGEREAIQIRERYGEGGPNPIPDAGEEPTTVSVLDAAGLLSDRLIATHLHGATPDERARLADAGVSMVGCPSSIAAIDGIVPPLVEYREHGGVVGIGTDQAPGPGGHNAVRELRTAALLSKTDRDDPTAMPAWATLEIATIGGARALGIDDRVGTLTEGKRADVAVFDLETSGIAPTVDEPFHTAVPNLVYGGTGTEATDVFVDGRRLLREGEVAIEGLDADELIAEANRRAERIFADAEEDWRNAGSKLVADVDAGRL is encoded by the coding sequence ATGGACACGCTCATCGAGAACGCGCTGCTCGTGACGATGGATCCGCAGGTCCGGGGTGCGACCGGCGAGCTCGGCATCGTCGAGAACGGTGCGGTCGGGATCGCGGACGGGCGAATCGAGTACGTCGGCCCGGTGGCGGACGTCGACGACGCGGTCGCACGTCCCCGTGCGGGAGCTGTCGTCGACGCCGAGGGAGCAATCGTGTGCCCCGGGTTCGTCAACGCCCACGCGCACACTCGACACACGATCGTCCGCGGGGCGGCACAGGACCTCCCCGAAATCGAGTGGATGAATCGCGGGCTCGGCCCGATCAGCGCCCACGCGACCCGGGAGGACGGCGTCGTCGGCGCGAAGTTGGGCGTCATCGAGGCACTCGCGTCGGGAACGACGACCGTCTGCGAGTACGGGACCCGGGTGGGGGAACTCGTCGAGGAGGTGTACGAGCCCTTTTCCGTGCGATGTGTGGCGACCGAGACGATCAACGAGGTGCCCGACGACCGGGCCGACCTGGGGCCCGAGGAGCTGTACCCGTTCGACAGGGGGAACGGCGACGCTGCGCTCGAACGCACGGAGGCGCTGTTCGACGACTACGGCGCCGAGACGGAATCTCTCGTGGAACCGGCGTACGGCCCGCAGGCGCTGGACATGATCTCGCTTCCGTTGCTCGAGGAGATCGATCGCCGGGCGGAAGAATCCGGCCGTCGGATTCACATGCACGTCGCGCAGGGGGAGCGTGAGGCGATCCAGATCCGGGAGCGATACGGCGAGGGCGGCCCGAACCCGATTCCCGACGCCGGCGAGGAGCCTACCACGGTGTCGGTCCTCGACGCGGCGGGGCTGCTCTCCGACCGGCTGATCGCCACCCACCTCCACGGCGCGACGCCCGACGAACGCGCCCGTCTCGCCGACGCCGGCGTCTCGATGGTGGGCTGTCCCTCCTCGATCGCTGCCATCGACGGCATCGTTCCGCCCCTCGTGGAGTACCGGGAGCACGGCGGCGTGGTCGGCATTGGCACCGACCAGGCGCCCGGGCCAGGCGGACACAACGCCGTGCGCGAACTCCGGACGGCGGCCCTGCTGTCGAAAACCGACCGCGATGACCCGACCGCGATGCCCGCATGGGCAACGCTCGAGATCGCCACGATCGGCGGGGCACGGGCGCTGGGAATCGACGATCGAGTCGGCACGCTGACGGAGGGGAAGCGCGCGGACGTCGCGGTGTTCGACCTCGAGACGTCCGGAATCGCGCCGACCGTCGACGAGCCGTTCCACACCGCGGTCCCGAACCTCGTGTACGGCGGAACCGGCACCGAGGCGACCGACGTCTTTGTCGACGGGCGACGCCTCCTCCGCGAGGGGGAGGTTGCAATCGAAGGGCTCGACGCCGATGAACTGATCGCCGAGGCGAACCGCCGGGCAGAACGGATATTCGCCGACGCCGAGGAGGACTGGCGAAACGCCGGATCGAAACTGGTCGCGGACGTCGACGCCGGACGACTGTAG
- a CDS encoding acyltransferase, with protein sequence MTSPNDDDRTRRSRLERHPTPGTRNSLWSWPSAKSPLAVVRNYVVIVLARIAPSLRLKNWLLRRIGVTVGTGVSWGLESTPDVFWPERITVEDHAIIGYDATILCHEFLQDEYRLGDVVVGERAMVGAGAILLPGVEIGEGAQVAANSLVTEDVPPNVTVAGVPAEIVSNGPKEDHANRDDEPSDREN encoded by the coding sequence GTGACGAGTCCGAACGACGACGATCGAACGCGGCGGTCCCGGCTCGAACGTCACCCGACGCCGGGGACGCGAAACTCCCTGTGGTCGTGGCCGTCGGCGAAGTCCCCACTTGCAGTCGTGCGAAACTACGTCGTGATCGTGCTCGCACGGATCGCCCCGAGCCTCCGACTCAAAAACTGGCTGTTGCGCCGGATCGGCGTGACTGTCGGCACGGGCGTCTCGTGGGGGCTCGAGTCCACGCCGGACGTGTTCTGGCCCGAGCGCATCACCGTCGAAGACCACGCCATCATCGGCTACGACGCGACGATCCTCTGTCACGAGTTCCTCCAGGACGAGTACCGGCTCGGCGACGTCGTCGTCGGCGAACGGGCGATGGTCGGCGCGGGGGCGATCCTCCTCCCGGGCGTCGAGATCGGGGAGGGTGCACAGGTGGCCGCAAACTCCCTCGTGACCGAGGACGTCCCTCCGAACGTAACCGTCGCCGGCGTCCCGGCGGAGATCGTCTCGAACGGCCCAAAAGAGGATCACGCGAACCGAGACGACGAACCGAGCGATCGAGAAAACTGA
- a CDS encoding alanyl-tRNA editing protein — MTDQRYLEDATVRTFEATVERALDDRIVLDGTHFYPTGGGQPHDTGRIGVDGDSWRVVDVEKKDAIYHRLEPVDGTAASTPTAGTTVTGHLDWDRRDAHMRYHTAQHLLSALLLEEFDAPTTGNQLYHDHAHLDCEYDRFDGAELSSIERRLNELVDEERPVRWYTMDRDRAEETLDTDRTRIDLLPDSIQELRIVEIGGERARAGGGAIDGPPADADRVPPYDRTACAGTHMKNTAEIGEIVVDGRETKGSNEERIQFVLADHDTGNAGE, encoded by the coding sequence GTGACCGACCAACGCTACCTGGAGGACGCCACCGTCCGGACGTTCGAAGCGACCGTCGAACGTGCTCTCGACGACCGAATCGTCCTCGACGGGACCCACTTCTATCCGACCGGCGGCGGCCAGCCCCACGACACCGGACGGATCGGAGTCGACGGCGACAGCTGGCGGGTCGTCGACGTCGAGAAGAAAGACGCGATCTACCACCGTCTCGAACCGGTCGACGGAACTGCAGCCTCGACGCCGACAGCGGGGACAACCGTCACCGGCCACCTCGACTGGGACCGACGCGACGCACACATGCGGTACCACACCGCACAGCACCTGCTGTCAGCCCTGTTGCTCGAGGAGTTCGACGCCCCCACGACCGGCAACCAGCTGTATCACGATCACGCGCATCTCGACTGCGAATACGACCGGTTCGACGGCGCAGAGCTTTCCTCGATCGAGCGTCGGTTGAACGAACTCGTCGACGAGGAGCGACCGGTACGGTGGTACACGATGGACCGCGATCGGGCAGAAGAGACGCTCGATACGGATCGTACCCGGATCGATCTGCTGCCCGACTCGATCCAGGAGCTGCGGATCGTCGAAATCGGCGGGGAGCGGGCCCGGGCCGGCGGCGGCGCGATCGACGGACCGCCCGCAGACGCCGATCGAGTACCACCGTACGACCGGACCGCCTGTGCGGGAACCCACATGAAAAACACCGCCGAAATCGGCGAAATCGTCGTCGACGGCAGGGAGACGAAAGGGAGCAACGAAGAGCGGATCCAGTTCGTCCTCGCCGATCACGACACCGGGAACGCGGGGGAGTGA
- the purD gene encoding phosphoribosylamine--glycine ligase: protein MTETVLLVGGGGREHAIARALADDCTLCACASNRNPGITELASRFETLSGTDIDAIVEFATEIDADLAVIGPEAALEAGVADALDDAGVYTFGPRAEAARIETDKAFQRQFMQEHGITGCPEFETFDDVDAACAYIDAVEHDLAVKPAGLTGGKGVKVIGDQVTREEAKQYLRESSYDRVVLEERLVGEEFTVQAFVANGDVRPTPAIQDHKRAYEGDEGPNTGGMGSYSDTTPELPFMTREGYDDAVSILEEVIEALPGYKGVLYGQFMLTADGPKVVEFNARFGDPEAMNTLPVLETPLFEVLTAARDGEPLPAVSTTGEATVCKYAVPDGYPTDPSAGARIEVDESTVGNALLFYASVDEREDGLYTTTSRSFAVVGLGESIAEAERNAEAGLSAAGDGLRVRHDVGKPDLVQRRIDHMDELRR, encoded by the coding sequence ATGACCGAGACCGTACTCCTCGTCGGGGGTGGCGGGCGGGAACACGCGATCGCCAGGGCGCTCGCCGACGACTGTACGCTGTGTGCGTGTGCGAGCAACAGGAACCCCGGAATCACGGAGCTCGCTTCACGGTTCGAGACGCTGTCCGGGACCGACATCGACGCGATCGTCGAGTTCGCGACCGAGATCGACGCCGACCTGGCGGTGATCGGCCCGGAGGCGGCCCTGGAGGCGGGAGTGGCGGACGCGCTCGACGACGCGGGCGTCTACACGTTCGGTCCACGGGCGGAGGCCGCCCGCATCGAGACCGACAAGGCGTTTCAGCGACAGTTCATGCAGGAGCACGGGATCACCGGCTGTCCCGAATTCGAGACGTTCGACGACGTGGACGCCGCCTGCGCGTACATCGACGCGGTCGAGCACGACCTCGCCGTAAAGCCCGCAGGGCTCACCGGCGGCAAGGGCGTGAAAGTGATCGGCGATCAGGTCACCCGCGAGGAGGCAAAGCAGTATCTCCGCGAGTCGAGCTACGATCGAGTCGTGCTCGAGGAGCGACTCGTCGGGGAGGAGTTCACGGTCCAGGCGTTCGTCGCCAACGGCGACGTCCGGCCGACACCGGCGATCCAGGACCACAAGCGCGCCTACGAGGGCGACGAAGGCCCCAACACTGGCGGGATGGGAAGCTACAGCGACACCACACCCGAGCTGCCGTTCATGACGCGGGAGGGCTACGACGACGCGGTGTCGATCCTCGAGGAGGTAATCGAGGCGCTCCCCGGGTACAAAGGCGTGCTGTACGGGCAGTTCATGCTCACCGCCGACGGCCCCAAAGTGGTGGAGTTCAACGCCCGGTTCGGCGATCCCGAGGCGATGAACACCCTGCCGGTGCTGGAGACGCCGCTGTTCGAGGTTCTTACGGCCGCGCGCGACGGGGAGCCGCTGCCGGCAGTGTCGACGACCGGCGAGGCGACCGTCTGCAAGTACGCGGTACCCGACGGCTATCCGACCGACCCCTCGGCGGGCGCCCGGATCGAGGTCGACGAGTCGACCGTCGGGAACGCCCTGCTGTTTTACGCCAGCGTCGACGAGCGCGAGGACGGCCTGTACACCACGACCTCTCGGTCGTTCGCAGTCGTCGGACTCGGGGAGTCGATCGCCGAGGCCGAACGGAACGCCGAAGCGGGGCTTTCGGCCGCAGGCGATGGGCTTCGAGTGCGACACGACGTCGGGAAGCCGGATCTCGTCCAGCGCCGGATCGATCACATGGACGAGTTGCGTCGGTAG
- a CDS encoding 1,4-dihydroxy-2-naphthoyl-CoA synthase, which translates to MVSEIFDPDRWEPVTEEFEDVTYHRASEVPAVRIAFDRPEVRNAFRPGTVDELYAALDHARKQADVGCVLLTGNGPSPKDGGWAFSAGGDQSVRGGSGYEYRDDDEAGETDDPLVREAKAGRLHVLEVQRLIRFMPKPVVAVVPGWAVGGGHSLHVVCDLTLASEEHAKFLQTDPDVASFDGGFGSAYLARQIGQKKAREVFFRGKTYSATEAAEMGMVNEAVPHEKLEAVALEWADEMTKKSPTAMRMLKYAFNLADDGMVGQQVFAGEATRLAYMTEEAQEGRDAFLEKREPNFRAYPWHY; encoded by the coding sequence ATGGTCTCGGAGATCTTCGATCCGGATCGGTGGGAGCCCGTCACCGAGGAGTTCGAGGACGTCACCTACCACCGGGCGAGCGAGGTTCCCGCCGTCCGGATCGCGTTCGACCGGCCGGAAGTGCGAAACGCGTTCCGGCCCGGAACCGTCGACGAACTGTACGCCGCGCTCGATCACGCCCGAAAGCAGGCCGACGTCGGCTGTGTCCTCCTGACGGGAAACGGTCCCTCTCCGAAGGACGGCGGCTGGGCCTTTTCGGCGGGCGGAGATCAGTCAGTCCGGGGTGGCTCCGGCTACGAGTATCGCGACGACGACGAGGCCGGCGAGACGGACGACCCGCTCGTCCGGGAGGCGAAAGCCGGCCGGCTCCACGTGCTGGAAGTCCAGCGGTTGATCCGGTTTATGCCGAAACCGGTCGTCGCCGTCGTCCCCGGCTGGGCGGTCGGCGGCGGCCACTCGCTGCACGTGGTGTGTGATCTCACGCTCGCCAGCGAGGAGCACGCGAAGTTCCTCCAGACGGACCCGGACGTCGCCTCCTTCGACGGCGGCTTCGGTTCGGCGTATCTCGCCAGACAGATCGGTCAGAAGAAAGCACGGGAGGTGTTCTTCCGCGGAAAGACCTACTCGGCAACGGAGGCAGCAGAGATGGGGATGGTCAACGAGGCGGTACCCCACGAAAAACTGGAGGCGGTGGCGCTGGAGTGGGCCGACGAAATGACGAAGAAGTCCCCGACCGCGATGCGGATGCTCAAATACGCCTTCAACCTCGCCGACGACGGGATGGTCGGCCAGCAGGTGTTCGCCGGGGAGGCGACGCGGCTGGCGTACATGACCGAGGAAGCACAGGAAGGGCGGGACGCGTTTTTAGAAAAGCGGGAGCCGAACTTCCGAGCGTACCCCTGGCACTACTAG